A single genomic interval of Penicillium psychrofluorescens genome assembly, chromosome: 2 harbors:
- a CDS encoding uncharacterized protein (ID:PFLUO_003723-T1.cds;~source:funannotate): MAFRMAIDLGLHISPDKLCHHTESLYPEDIEIRKRLFWSLYSWDKHISLYLGRMPNFVMGAESISLDLLDDFTETELWQPFYGSDPSVSQFATYAPRTAHTISCFTSLCKLCKILSRLMFELYSPHQPSKAPPSNLDTKSVAFAEINDELQDWWKKLPEFLKINTAQASSPSPPPHIASLNLMYHTTVILLHRPLVHHKPNFKFPAVQSSWKICQTATSAIYKLLQMYVETFGFSHITYLNSYCTYTAATTAVYQLEVFDQPNTRPPGNQPMWDELKFLINILQRTSSVMPGLNRSLDIIRTRIKKIFERQSAARLDSLFMPDVDNISRKPSAQETLVPHTMLPSSGEHAIQEIPAFSSSSPMEELTFLSHHESRAITSASNAREHEEWLPAFPDQGFCYGSELNLHIEESLTPETRSALLQSSLDPHLQLDLPIQYGAFEYSFRI; the protein is encoded by the coding sequence ATGGCCTTTCGCATGGCTATCGACCTGGGGCTTCATATTTCGCCTGATAAACTCTGCCACCATACCGAGTCACTATATCCCGAGGACATAGAAATTCGAAAGCGCTTGTTTTGGAGTCTTTACTCCTGGGACAAACATATCAGCTTGTACTTGGGCAGAATGCCCAACTTTGTTATGGGTGCGGAGAGTATCTcgcttgatctcctggatGATTTCACCGAAACAGAACTCTGGCAACCCTTCTATGGATCCGATCCTAGCGTATCGCAATTTGCAACGTACGCACCTCGCACTGCACATACTATCTCTTGCTTCACATCATTGTGCAAGCTTTGCAAAATTCTTAGCCGCCTGATGTTTGAGCTGTACAGCCCACATCAGCCATCAAAAGCACCACCATCCAATCTCGATACAAAATCGGTGGCGTTTGCGGAAATCAACGATGAACTACAAGACTGGTGGAAGAAGCTACCTGAATTTTTGAAAATCAATACGGCTCAAGCTTCTTCGCCCAGCCCGCCTCCACACATCGCCTCTCTCAATCTTATGTATCATACGACCGTCATACTTCTTCACCGACCACTGGTCCACCACAAGCCAAATTTCAAGTTTCCAGCCGTTCAAAGCAGCTGGAAAATCTGCCAGACAGCAACATCAGCAATATACAAATTGTTGCAAATGTATGTTGAAACATTTGGGTTCAGCCACATTACCTATCTAAATAGCTATTGCACTTACACCGCAGCAACCACAGCTGTTTACCAACTGGAAGTATTTGACCAACCCAACACACGGCCACCTGGCAATCAGCCTATGTGGGATGAGTTGAAATTTTTGATCAACATTCTTCAGCGCACTAGCTCTGTTATGCCAGGACTGAATCGCAGTCTCGACATTATACGCACCCGAATAAAAAAGATTTTTGAGCGCCAGTCCGCAGCTCGCCTAGACTCCCTCTTTATGCCCGATGTCGACAATATTTCTCGCAAGCCTTCGGCCCAGGAAACCCTTGTGCCGCACACAATGCTACCTTCTTCAGGCGAACATGCAATCCAGGAAATACCTGCGttttcatcctcttcaccaaTGGAGGAACTTACTTTCCTGTCCCACCATGAATCTAGAGCAATTACCTCTGCAAGCAATGCCCGAGAACATGAAGAATGGCTACCAGCATTCCCAGATCAAGGTTTTTGCTACGGATCTGAGTTGAACCTTCATATCGAAGAGAGTTTGACCCCAGAGACTCGCTCTGCGCTATTACAATCGAGCCTCGATCCACACTTGCAGTTAGATCTTCCGATTCAGTATGGTGCATTTGAATACAGTTTTCGAATATAG
- a CDS encoding uncharacterized protein (ID:PFLUO_003725-T1.cds;~source:funannotate), with protein MVVGGLGLIRRSNNNNTSTHSYRRNQNRYKYGNRFSYNSNNSFFHRFTPLPSNDMPDGGFGNGPHGDATIDIPLHDSPRLTQTGSRSKGQSSPDYVDEKSGAVAAHRGLPGRRHKAQDDINEGTGKPSDSPEDGTMNRMGRFYQALLNYSIITRYLFYITPIGLLIAIPIIVGATAAQDAKIGGVHIYWFFAWIEVVWVSLWTCKVFARFLPYVFQFLCGIVSSGTRKYALILRALETPITIVFWCIISLVTFLPIMTLTPGKQDSGDTDVDSWEKSVKNILFALLVCSLIFLGEKAIVQLISISYHRKQFDFKIKESKHNVYLVGLLYEASRNMFPVYCDEFADEDSLIFDSILAQNGTNDPKPGSDIMPLRMMRQVGQNVGRNVGRIGDKVTAAFGNVASELTGKQVFNPNSTHSVVIEALERKRCAEALARRIWMSFVVEGREALYLEDIVEVLGAEHEAEAQECFAVLDKDGNGDISLDEMILTVTEFGRMRKSLNHSMHDVDQAIHVLDNLLLGVAFIIGILVFVSFVTSGFGTVIAAGATSLLSISFIFSVTAQEVLGSCIFLFVKHPFDIGDRVDISDKSYVVERISLLYTVLRSITDHRTTQVPNNILNNLWIDNFTRANAMYEQLTVSVSFDTTFADIQFLREEMERFVRDKDNCRDFQQDLNVEVVGVGDMDKLELRVDIRHKSNWSNETVRAARRSKFMCALVLAIRKIPIRAPGAAAAEEEKKDDDNSDAGSTAGDDRKSTAQNGGVDRQNGSGQMGLTAAAAAGDMANYDTAQSSGVDNGRSTGTVTQRGAGNQRHSEAAIVEQLNARSPAADIGRDTRDVHDDAELYRTTTGSSSQGRQQLNVQRRSVGAGAPSREPSTGRRKEGTRASVPEQDNIHPPAPLSPVQAGLTPSSSSEVPILSAPAPPGVRGNARYEPQPRVPAHMTFQKAPASEAFTSPSSEYSRGAYSNPAYYSRENGYDSIPMSSISTHYNNNGYTRQSLDRDRRSGSGPPVSALEPSQYEAPSRYDTVSPRSLRETPSAPAIPAAAAAPGDGAPYQYQYQAHAQGQPVDQGQEHKRSTFLPKALKRSNKNSHE; from the exons ATGGTCGTCGGCGGTTTGGGACTCATTCGACGttccaacaacaacaacacctcTACACACAGCTACCGGAGGAATCAAAATCGGTACAAATACGGTAACCGGTTCAGCTACAACAGCAACAATTCGTTCTTTCATCGGTTCACCCCCCTTCCTTCAAACGATATGCCTGACGGGGGGTTTGGGAATGGGCCCCATGGCGATGCCACTATCGATATTCCCCTCCACGACAGCCCGCGCCTGACGCAGACGGGCTCCCGGAGTAAAGGGCAGTCCTCGCCTGACTACGTGGATGAGAAATCGGGTGCCGTAGCGGCACATCGCGGCCTGCCTGGTCGTCGCCACAAAGCACAAGACGATATCAACGAGGGCACGGGCAAACCCTCCGATTCTCCCGAAGATGGAACCATGAACCGCATGGGTCGCTTCTACCAGGCTCTTCTGAATTATTCCATTATCACTCGCTACCTATTCTACATCACCCCGATCGGCCTCTTGAtcgccatccccatcatcgTCGGTGCCACTGCCGCCCAGGACGCCAAGATCGGGGGTGTGCATATCTACTGGTTTTTTGCATGGATTGAAGTCGTTTGGGTGTCTCTATGGACGTGCAAAGTCTTTGCGAGGTTCTTGCCATACGTCTTCCAATTTTTGTGTGGCATTGTTAGCTCAGGGACGAGGAAGTATGCGCTTATTCTGCGTGCCCTGGAGACGCCCATTACGATTGTATTCTGGTGTATTATTTCGTTGGTGACTTTTCTTCCG ATCATGACCCTGACCCCCGGGAAACAAGATAGCGGCGACACGGATGTTGACTCCTGGGAAAAGAGCGTGAAGAATATCCTCTTCGCACTACTCGTGTGCAGCTTGATCTTTCTTGGAGAAAAGGCcatcgtccagctcatctccatcagctACCACCGCAAACAATTCGACTTCAAGATCAAAGAGTCCAAACACAACGTCTACCTCGTCGGTCTCCTCTACGAGGCATCCCGGAATATGTTCCCCGTGTACTGCGATGAATTCGCTGACGAGGACTCCTTGATCTTTGACTCTATACTTGCTCAAAATGGAACCAATGACCCCAAGCCTGGATCTGATATTATGCCTCTCCGCATGATGCGCCAGGTCGGGCAGAATGTGGGACGCAATGTCGGCCGTATTGGCGACAAGGTCACTGCAGCTTTTGGAAATGTCGCCTCCGAGCTTACGGGCAAGCAAGTCTTCAATCCGAATTCCACACACTCCGTTGTGATTGAAGCGCTGGAGCGGAAGCGCTGCGCTGAGGCCCTGGCGCGCCGTATCTGGATGTCTTTTGTCGTGGAGGGTCGTGAGGCCCTGTACCTGGAGGATATCGTTGAGGTCTTGGGTGCTGAGCATGAGGCTGAGGCTCAGGAGTGCTTTGCCGTTCTGGATAAAGATGGAAATGGCGACATCAGCCTCGACGAGATGATTCTCACTGTCACCGAATTTGGCCGCATGAGGAAGTCCCTCAACCATAGCATGCATGACGTGGACCAAGCCATTCATGTTTTGGATAATCTGCTGCTTGGTGTGGCCTTCATTATTGGCATCTTGGTTTTTG TCTCCTTTGTCACCAGTGGCTTCGGCACGGTCATCGCAGCCGGCGCCACCTCTCTGCTGTCCATAagtttcatcttctccgtcacTGCGCAAGAAGTTCTCGGATCGTGCATCTTCCTTTTCGTCAAACACCCCTTCGACATTGGTGACCGGGTAGACATCTCGGACAAGTCTTATGTCGTCGAGCGCATCTCGCTACTCTACACTGTTTTGCGCAGCATAACCGACCACCGCACCACCCAAGTGCCCAACAACATTCTCAACAATCTGTGGATCGACAACTTCACCCGCGCCAACGCCATGTACGAACAGCTCACCGTCTCTGTCAGCTTCGACACCACCTTCGCCGATATCCAATTCctgcgcgaggagatggagcgTTTTGTTCGTGACAAGGATAACTGCCGCGACTTCCAGCAGGACCTTAATGTCGAAGTCGTTGGCGTTGGTGACATGGACAAGCTGGAGCTGCGCGTCGATATTCGTCACAAGTCTAATTGGTCAAATGAGACCGTTCGTGCTGCGCGCAGGTCCAAGTTCATGTGTGCTTTGGTGCTCGCCATTCGCAAGATCCCCATCCGCGCTCccggtgccgctgcagccgaagaggaaaagaaggacgATGACAATTCCGATGCGGGTTCCACTGCCGGTGATGATCGCAAGTCTACTGCTCAGAACGGTGGGGTTGATCGTCAAAATGGATCTGGTCAGATGGGTCTGacagctgctgcggctgcgggTGATATGGCAAACTATGACACTGCCCAGTCTTCGGGCGTTGACAACGGCCGATCTACAGGGACTGTCACCCAACGCGGAGCAGGCAATCAGCGGCACAGCGAAGCAGCCATCGTTGAACAGCTGAACGCCCGGTCTCCAGCTGCAGATATTGGCCGTGATACCCGTGACGTCCACGATGACGCAGAGCTGTACCGCACGACAACAGGCTCCTCCAGTCAAGGCCGGCAACAGCTCAATGTCCAGCGCCGCAGCGTCGGGGCCGGCGCTCCCTCGCGCGAGCCATCGACCGGCCGCCGGAAAGAGGGCACTCGCGCCTCGGTCCCAGAGCAAGATAATATCCACCCGCCAGCACCCCTCTCCCCCGTGCAAGCGGGGCTgacaccctcctcctcaagcgAGGTGCCCATCCTAAGCGCACCCGCACCCCCAGGAGTACGAGGCAACGCACGCTACGAACCGCAACCACGGGTTCCAGCGCACATGACTTTCCAAAAAGCACCGGCGTCGGAAGCTTTCACCTCCCCCAGCTCGGAGTATTCGCGAGGCGCCTACTCGAACCCGGCGTACTACAGCCGCGAAAATGGTTATGACTCCATCCCGATGAGCAGTATCAGCACCCAttacaataataatggctACACACGACAGTCATTAGACCGCGACCGCCGCTCCGGCTCCGGCCCGCCCGTTTCCGCGCTCGAGCCGAGCCAGTACGAGGCTCCTTCACGGTACGACACAGTCTCCCCGCGCTCGCTGCGTGAGACTCCGTCTGCTCCCGCCATCCCAGCTGCGGCGGCTGCGCCTGGTGATGGTGCGCCCTACCAGTATCAGTACCAGGCTCATGCCCAAGGCCAGCCCGTGGATCAAGGGCAGGAGCATAAGAGGTCGACATTCTTGCCTAAAGCGCTGAAACGGAGTAACAAGAATTCGCACGAATAG
- a CDS encoding uncharacterized protein (ID:PFLUO_003726-T1.cds;~source:funannotate) produces MCGTQTGGVSRSADNIDGREILPTNVKPLHYNLTLEPNFDKFTYDGTVVIDLQVNEETSFISLNSNEIEIHSAAISSQGSVVETQPEISLNKDVQVVTIRFSQAIAAGSDTQLTLVFTGVLNDNMAGFYRSSYKTESGKTEYLAASQMEATDARRAFPCFDEPSLKARFTVTLIADKSMTCLSNMDIVSETETRGKKAVKFNTSPLMSTYLIAFVVGHFNFIETNTFHIPIRVYATPDQDIGHGRFSLELAAKTLDFYEKAFASQFPLPKMDMVVIPDFEGAMENWGLVTYQSIYLLLDETTISASRKQIIAETVQHELAHQWFGNLVTMDFWDGLWLNEGFATWMSWYSCNVFYPEWKVWENYVVDNLQDAFSLDSLRSSHPIEVPVKRTDEINQIFDEISYSKGSAVLRMISKYLGEDVLLQGIRNYIKTHAYGNTKTSDLWAALANTSGKPVKSVMETWTMNVGFPVISVTEDKDSSIIHVKQNRFLRTNDVRADEDTVIYPVMLALRTTQGVEDLMLAEREGSFKVPDLDFFKLNADHSGLYRTSYSSERLALLGQAAKLGKLTVEDRAGMVADAGALAASGHQRTSSILEMLQSLNYETEFVVWSQMLNVLETLRTAWIFKNGETKDALKDFQCKLVSEKAHELGWQFSDDDDHVRQQFKALLFGAAGMADDATIVQAAKNMFSSLADGNLSAVHPNIRDNVFKIVLKHGGVKEFDLVLDRLRNSPSSDEKFSALCCLGAAEDPALIRRTLDLAISTEVKSQDLTEPLSCLQKHPAGIEASWAWVKSNWDSLVKRLPPSLDKLGWLVQMITSRFCTEEQMKDVESFFSSVDTKDFDRSLEQSLDAIRVKIHWLQRDCEDVDTWLSKNQYLKAA; encoded by the exons ATGTGTGGCACCCAAACCGGTGGCGTATCGCGCTCGGCAGACAATATCGACGGACGGGAGATCCTGCCTACGAATGTCAAGCCATTACACTACAATCTGACGCTCGAACCGAACTTTGACAAATTTACTTACGATGGAACTGTTGTTATTGA TCTCCAGGTGAATGAGGAGACTAGCTTCATTTCTCTTAATTCCAACGAGATCGAGATCCATAGCGCAGCTATCTCTTCCCAGGGCTCCGTGGTTGAAACCCAGCCTGAGATCTCCCTGAACAAAGACGTCCAAGTCGTGACCATTAGGTTTTCTCAGGCCATTGCAGCGGGGTCTGACACCCAGCTGACACTAGTCTTCACCGGAGTTCTCAACGACAATATGGCGGGTTTCTACCGATCGTCGTATAAGACGGAGAGTGGAAAGACGGAGTATCTGGCAGCAAGCCAGATGGAAGCGACGGACGCCCGCCGGGCGTTCCCTTGTTTTGATGAACCTTCCCTGAAGGCTAGATTCACTGTCACCTTGATCGCTGACAAAAGCATGACCTGTCTGAGCAATATGGATATTGTGTCTGAGACTGAAACgcgaggaaagaaagcggTGAAATTCAATACTTCGCCCCTCATGTCCACCTATCTTATTGCTTTCGTCGTCGGGCACTTCAACTTCATTGAAACCAATACTTTCCACATTCCGATTCGGGTCTACGCTACACCGGACCAGGACATCGGGCACGGCCGCTTCTCGTTAGAACTTGCCGCCAAGACTCTAGATTTCTACGAGAAGGCATTTGCCAGCCAATTCCCGTTGCCGAAGATGGACATGGTGGTTATTCCCGACTTTGAGGGAGCGATGGAAAATTGGGGGTTGGTCACCTATCAAAGCATCTATTTGCTACTGGATGAGACGACCATTAGTGCCTCGCGCAAGCAGATTATCGCTGAGACCGTTCAGCACGAGCTAGCTCACCAATGGTTCGGTAATCTGGTCACTATGGACTTCTGGGATGGTCTATGGTTAAATGAGGGTTTCGCGACGTGGATGTCGTGGTATTCTTGCAATGTCTTCTACCCTGAATGGAAGGTCTGGGAGAATTATGTTGTCGACAACCTACAGGATGCGTTCTCATTGGACTCACTACGCAGTAGTCACCCAATCGAGGTCCCTGTCAAGCGCACGGATGAGATAAACCAGATTTTTGACGAGATTTCCTACTCCAAGGGCTCTGCTGTGCTACGCATGATATCAAAGTATCTTGGGGAGGACGTTCTCTTACAGGGTATACGAAACTACATCAAGACACACGCCTATGGCAATACTAAAACCAGCGATTTGTGGGCGGCGCTAGCTAATACTAGTGGCAAGCCTGTGAAATCGGTTATGGAAACCTGGACTATGAATGTCGGATTCCCTGTCATTAGTGTCACAGAGGACAAGGACTCATCCATTATTCATGTGAAGCAGAACCGTTTTCTGCGAACTAATGACGTTCGGGCGGACGAAGATACTGTCATTTACCCTGTGATGCTCGCACTCCGTACCACACAGGGTGTTGAAGATTTGATGCTAGCCGAGAGGGAAGGCAGCTTCAAGGTGCCCGATCTGGATTTCTTCAAGCTCAATGCTGACCACTCGGGGCTATACCGCACCTCATATAGTTCTGAGCGTCTCGCCCTACTGGGCCAGGCCGCTAAGCTGGGCAAATTGACCGTTGAGGACCGGGCGGGAATGGTTGCCGATGCCGGCGCCTTAGCCGCGTCAGGGCATCAGCGTACGTCTAGTATTCTCGAGATGCTTCAGAGCCTGAACTACGAGACCGAGTTCGTAGTCTGGAGTCAGATGCTAAACGTACTTGAAACTCTGCGTACTGCTTGGATCTTCAAAAATGGCGAAACCAAAGACGCTCTGAAAGATTTTCAATGCAAGTTGGTTTCTGAAAAAGCTCATGAGCTAGGTTGGCAATTTTCTGATGACGATGACCACGTTCGGCAGCAGTTTAAAGCCCTTCTATTTGGAGCTGCTGGTATGGCTGACGATGCGACTATCGTCCAAGCTGCGAAGAATATGTTTAGCAGCTTGGCTGACGGAAATCTCTCTGCTGTCCACCCCAATATCCGCGATAATGTCTTTAAGATTGTCTTGAAGCATGGCGGCGTCAAAGAATtcgaccttgtccttgatcGGCTCCGCAACTCCCCCAGTTCGGACGAAAAGTTCAGCGCCTTATGCTGCCTTGGGGCTGCTGAAGATCCGGCTCTCATTCGGCGCACTCTTGACCTTGCCATCAGCACTGAGGTCAAGAGTCAGGATCTCACTGAGCCCCTTAGCTGTCTCCAGAAGCATCCAGCAGGCATCGAGGCGAGCTGGGCTTGGGTTAAGAGTAACTGGGATTCCCTGGTCAAGCGTCTTCCGCCATCCTTGGACAAGCTTGGCTGGCTTGTGCAGATGATTACGTCTAGATTTTGCACGGAAGAGCAGATGAAAGACGTCGAGAGCTTTTTCTCCTCTGTTGACACTAAG GACTTCGATCGTTCTCTTGAGCAAAGCCTCGATGCTATCCGCGTCAAGATCCACTGGCTCCAGCGGGACTGTGAAGACGTGGACACATGGCTAAGCAAGAACCAGTATCTCAAGGCCGCTTAG
- a CDS encoding uncharacterized protein (ID:PFLUO_003727-T1.cds;~source:funannotate) has protein sequence MVATTPGKDRNHTGRQQPAAGLGDESDDVNETTALLGSGTATRADVRTLDPAVGSTPPDGDGADDNDDDEERPLPKLQVLLLCYARAIEPLAFFSIFPYVNQMVQNNGDVADSDVGFYSGVIESLFSLTQAIVMIFWGRAADRVGRKPVLVFSLLGVTAATGLFGLAKTIPQMILFRCLAGVFAGTIVTIRTMVAEHSTSKTQARAFSWFAFSGNLGIFLGPLLGGALADPVHQYPRAFGAVQFFKDYPYALSSLVVAAVGVTATLSTACFVQETLKKEPASDDSPAQRSDTSMWQLLKSPGVGMVIYTYGHIMVLAYAYTAVIPVFWFTPVHLGGYGFTPLQISLMMGLNGAAQAAWLLLIFPPLQHRIGSNGVIRLCASAYPVFFLCCPIGNVLLRAGTEASLKAFWIFMPVILAVGCGVSMSFTAIQLAINDISPSPRVLGTLNALALTGVSGLRAFCPALFTSIFALGARTQLAGGYAIWILLVLLASGLSLAARFLPEPREARKRRNDQER, from the coding sequence ATGGTCGCTACCACGCCGGGGAAAGACAGAAATCATACTGGCCGGCAACAACCTGCCGCCGGGCTTGGAGACGAAAGCGATGATGTAAATGAGACTACAGCTCTCCTTGGATCCGGCACGGCCACGCGCGCCGACGTGCGCACGTTGGACCCTGCGGTCGGGTCGACACCGCCAGATGGCGACGGCGCGGATGacaacgatgatgatgaggaaagGCCGCTGCCCAAGCTCCAGGTCCTGCTGCTCTGCTATGCCCGAGCGATTGAGCCcctggccttcttctccatctttcccTACGTCAACCAGATGGTCCAGAACAACGGGGACGTTGCAGATTCGGATGTCGGCTTCTACAGCGGAGTCATCGAGTCGTTGTTCTCCCTGACGCAGGCCATTGTTATGATATTCTGGGGCCGAGCCGCCGACCGCGTCGGGCGCAAGCCGGTCCTGGTCTTCTCTTTGCTCGGTGTGACCGCGGCGACGGGTCTCTTCGGGCTAGCAAAGACCATACCACAGATGATTCTTTTTCGGTGCCTTGCCGGTGTCTTTGCGGGGACCATCGTCACCATCCGCACTATGGTGGCCGAGCACAGCACGTCCAAGACCCAAGCCCGGGCATTTAGTTGGTTCGCCTTTAGCGGAAACCTGGGCATCTTCTTGGGACCTCTGTTGGGCGGTGCCCTTGCCGATCCGGTACACCAGTACCCGCGCGCCTTTGGAGCCGTACAATTCTTCAAGGACTATCCATATGCGCTCTCAAGCCTGGTGGTGGCAGCAGTTGGAGTCACTGCTACCCTGTCTACAGCCTGTTTTGTTCAGGAGACGCTAAAGAAGGAGCCTGCATCTGACGACTCGCCGGCTCAACGCAGTGATACCTCGATGTGGCAGCTTCTGAAATCGCCAGGTGTAGGCATGGTCATCTACACGTACGGGCACATCATGGTCCTCGCCTATGCTTATACGGCAGTTATCCCGGTCTTTTGGTTCACTCCCGTACATCTCGGGGGATACGGCTTCACGCCCCTGCAAATCTCGCTGATGATGGGTCTGAACGGTGCCGCCCAAGCCGCGTGGCTCCTCCTGATCTTCCCCCCATTGCAGCATAGGATCGGGTCGAACGGAGTGATACGCCTCTGCGCCTCTGCCTATCCGGTATTCTTCCTGTGTTGCCCCATTGGCAATGTCCTTCTGCGCGCGGGGACCGAAGCATCTCTCAAggctttctggatcttcatgCCGGTGATTTTGGCCGTCGGCTGCGGTGTCAGCATGAGCTTCACGGCGATCCAGCTCGCTATAAACGACATTTCGCCCTCGCCGAGGGTCCTGGGCACGCTGAACGCTCTGGCCTTGACTGGCGTTAGCGGTCTGAGGGCCTTCTGCCCGGCCCTCTTCACCAGCATCTTTGCTCTGGGGGCGAGAACACAGCTGGCCGGGGGTTACGCCATCTGGATTCTTCTGGTCCTACTTGCTTCCGGTTTATCGCTTGCAGCGAGATTCCTACCCGAGCCGCGGGAGGCCCGTAAGCGCCGAAATGATCAAGAGAGGTGA
- a CDS encoding uncharacterized protein (ID:PFLUO_003724-T1.cds;~source:funannotate) has protein sequence MSSVPKAFDFTGDVAIVTGAGSRMSGEIGNGRATAILLARQGAKVALVDYNTEWAEETKRMIELEGGTSAVVQADVTEEESCRKAMEKTVELFGTVHILVNIVGVGGAMGDATQLDLAAWERDFKINVTSMVLMSRHAIPEMRKNGRGAIVNMSSVSGLIQMTRAMAAQHGPEKIRVNCVCPGMVFTPMQEGTGWDVGNAILFLCSKEAKWITGLIMPVDGGTTAGKADRPALKADTLAEQNTGVPNSKA, from the exons ATGAGTTCTGTTCCGAAAGCATTTGACTTCACCGGCGATGTGGCAATCGTCACTGGTGCTGGATCTCGCATGTCCG GCGAGATCGGGAATGGCCGCGCAACTGCCATTCTTCTTGCTCGGCAGGGAGCGAAGGTGGCTCTCGTCGACTACAATACAGAATGGGCCGAGGAGACTAAACGGATGATTGAATTAGAGGGGGGCACTTCTGCGGTTGTGCAGGCTGACGTGACTGAGGAAGAAAGTTGTCgcaaggccatggagaagacgGTCGAGCTTTTTGGGACAGTTCATATTCTCGTCAATATTG ttggtgttggtggtgcAATGGGCGATGCTACACAGCTCGACCTTGCCGCCTGGGAGAGGGATTTCAAAATCAACGTCACTAGCATGGTCCTTATGAGTCGGCACGCCATTCCAGAAATgagaaagaatggaagagGAGCAATTGTTAACATGTCATCTGTGAGCGGGC TTATTCAAATGACTCGCGCCATGGCAGCACAGCATGGCCCGGAGAAAATTCGGGTCAATTGCGTGTGCCCTGGGATGGTTTTCACCCCAATG CAAGAGGGAACTGGCTGGGACGTTGGAAACG CAATCCTGTTTCTTTGTAGCAAGGAAGCTAAATGGATCACCGGGCTAATCATGCCGGTAGATGGTGGT ACAACTGCTGGAAAAGCCGACCGACCGGCGCTGAAGGCGGACACACTTGCAGAGCAAAATACCGGTGTGCCCAACAGTAAGGCTTGA
- a CDS encoding uncharacterized protein (ID:PFLUO_003728-T1.cds;~source:funannotate) produces the protein MNGHTSPAPSRLYNASSVNLEEFKHLCSRTTDPTTYPLCDSISHNVPIYDIPTLEQSQTSSNNLSSLQDEWHHILHSGPGVFVLRKMYNPAKYSAVLSATNTAYDSIIATEQSSSAFSSKGDHFASGGTNDRIWSAFSKHALADPESFVSYYSNPWLAAVSTAWLGPGYKVTAQVNAVHPGGEAQAPHRDYHLGFPDEERCRHYPIPLQLASQFLTLQGAVAHSDMPLESGPTRYLPFSQCYAPGYLAWRRDEFKSFFEANYISLPLSLGDGVFFNPALFHAAGANVMDPANGGFRRVANLLQISAAMGKTMESVETLPLIQSVWDLLVSKYKGEAGGVIADSDMDPARWSLPAREVRAFVQAVVEAYPFPTNLDKRPPAPSGMAPESELDVVVRGLEEGWGREKIMLEIEQLQRDSRA, from the coding sequence ATGAACGGCCATACATCTCCCGCGCCCTCACGGCTCTACAACGCCTCCTCCGTAAACCTGGAAGAATTCAAGCACCTCTGCTCACGCACCACCGACCCAACCACCTACCCTCTCTGCGACAGCATCTCACACAATGTCCCCATCTACGACATCCCAACCCTAGAACAATCCCAaacctcctccaacaacCTAAGCAGCCTCCAAGATGAATGGCACCACATTCTCCATTCGGGACCTGGCGTCTTCGTCCTACGCAAAATGTACAACCCAGCCAAATACTCCGCCGTCCTATCCGCCACAAACACAGCCTACGACTCTATAATCGCAACGGAGcaatcctcctccgccttctCCTCAAAAGGCGACCACTTTGCCTCTGGCGGCACCAACGACCGCATCTGGAGCGCTTTCTCCAAGCACGCTCTCGCCGACCCCGAAAGCTTCGTATCCTACTACTCCAACCCCTGGCTCGCGGCCGTCAGCACCGCCTGGCTTGGCCCCGGCTACAAAGTCACCGCGCAAGTAAACGCCGTGCACCCAGGCGGGGAAGCCCAGGCACCACACCGGGATTACCACCTCGGCTTCCCGGACGAAGAGAGATGCAGGCATTATCCGATTCCATTGCAGCTCGCGTCCCAGTTCCTGACTCTGCAGGGCGCCGTCGCGCACAGCGATATGCCGCTCGAGTCCGGACCCACCCGCTACCTGCCTTTCAGCCAGTGCTATGCGCCGGGATACCTCGCGTGGCGACGGGATGAGTTCAAGTCCTTTTTCGAGGCAAATTATATCTCGCTCCCGCTTTCGTTGGGCGACGGGGTTTTCTTCAATCCCGCGCTCTTCCACGCGGCAGGCGCGAATGTGATGGATCCCGCAAACGGCGGGTTCCGACGCGTTGCGAATCTATTGCAGATTAGTGCCGCGATGGGGAAAACGATGGAGAGCGTTGAGACGCTGCCGTTGATTCAGTCCGTGTGGGATTTGTTGGTGAGCAAGTATAAGGGTGAGGCCGGGGGCGTGATTGCAGATTCAGATATGGATCCCGCCCGCTGGAGTTTGCCCGCTAGGGAGGTCAGGGCTTTCGTGCAGGCTGTTGTGGAGGCGTATCCGTTTCCGACGAATTTGGATAAGCGTCCGCCGGCGCCTAGTGGGATGGCACCTGAGAGTGAGTTGGACGTTGTGGTGAGAGGATTGGAAGAggggtgggggagggagaagatTATGCTGGAGATTGAGCAATTGCAGAGGGATTCGAGGGCTTGA